Proteins from a genomic interval of Bacillota bacterium:
- a CDS encoding MerR family transcriptional regulator, whose translation MAEQRDPTRPLYTISIVAEMLGLHPESLREWERRGFVKPARRSGQRLYSDDDLQRLRFIQNLTAQGLNLAGVAHILGLYPCWFFTGCPSCMKRTDRIGCAKPCWREEGTYCTVALDEQPPCETCPYRPQEYCENRPSLR comes from the coding sequence ATGGCAGAGCAACGTGACCCAACCAGGCCGCTGTATACCATAAGCATTGTGGCAGAAATGCTCGGCCTCCACCCCGAAAGCCTCCGGGAATGGGAACGGCGCGGTTTCGTCAAACCCGCCCGTCGCAGTGGGCAACGGCTGTACTCCGATGACGACCTTCAGCGCCTCAGATTCATCCAGAACCTCACGGCCCAGGGGCTGAACCTGGCCGGGGTCGCTCACATCCTGGGCCTTTACCCGTGCTGGTTTTTCACTGGCTGTCCCAGTTGCATGAAACGTACGGACCGGATAGGGTGCGCCAAGCCCTGCTGGAGGGAAGAAGGCACGTACTGTACGGTGGCGCTGGACGAGCAGCCCCCTTGCGAAACCTGCCCGTATCGACCCCAGGAGTACTGCGAAAACAGGCCATCGCTCAGGTAA
- a CDS encoding divergent PAP2 family protein yields MSALLSNVVLGASVIAWVVAQILKFLVVLVRERRFDLARLVGAGGMPSSHTAFVSALATATGRMVGWESPLFAVALVFASIVVYDATGVRQAVGRQAEVLNKIIDDFYHNRSIHQARLRELLGHSPVEALAGVALGAAIAIIVT; encoded by the coding sequence TTGTCGGCTCTGCTGTCAAACGTTGTACTGGGTGCTAGTGTAATCGCCTGGGTTGTTGCTCAGATCCTGAAGTTCTTGGTGGTGCTGGTCCGGGAACGTCGCTTCGACCTTGCCCGCCTGGTGGGGGCGGGGGGTATGCCCAGTTCCCACACGGCGTTCGTGTCGGCCCTGGCTACGGCCACAGGGCGCATGGTGGGGTGGGAGAGCCCGCTCTTCGCGGTGGCCCTGGTTTTCGCCTCTATCGTGGTGTATGACGCAACGGGAGTACGGCAGGCCGTAGGCCGCCAGGCGGAAGTCCTGAACAAAATCATCGATGACTTCTACCACAACCGCAGCATCCATCAGGCCAGGCTGCGCGAACTGCTCGGGCACAGTCCCGTTGAAGCCCTGGCCGGAGTTGCCCTTGGCGCTGCCATAGCGATCATTGTTACCTGA
- a CDS encoding cobalamin-binding protein, translating to MRTTRGTAGSVRFRAIVLLAVALVALAAAGCAEKKPQVGLTQPAPFPLTVTDGTGRQVTIPAQPQKIVSLSPSCTEILFALGLGSKVVGVDKFSNYPPEAQKVEKVGGFSDPSVEKIAALKPDLILGTGMHKKVLPQLESLGIPVVLLEPRNVEGVLADIGTVGRLTGVPEAAEKVVADVRNRIDRVKAKVDTVPREQRPWVYYEVYSEPIMTVGPNTLIHQLIELAGGRNIAYDAQTDYPEFSAEAVIQRNPAVIIFPSFHGSASLTVDKLKARPGWAAIAAVKDGRVHPIDADIISRPGPRIADAVEELARLILPDLFPR from the coding sequence GTGAGGACAACGCGGGGTACGGCTGGCTCGGTACGCTTCCGCGCCATCGTACTGTTGGCGGTGGCCCTGGTGGCCCTGGCAGCCGCCGGGTGCGCCGAGAAGAAGCCCCAGGTGGGGTTGACGCAGCCGGCGCCATTCCCCCTCACCGTAACTGACGGTACCGGGCGCCAGGTGACTATCCCCGCCCAACCCCAGAAGATCGTCTCCCTGTCTCCGTCCTGCACGGAGATCCTCTTCGCCCTAGGGCTGGGCAGCAAAGTGGTTGGCGTGGACAAGTTCAGCAATTACCCTCCCGAGGCCCAGAAAGTTGAAAAGGTGGGAGGGTTCTCCGATCCCAGCGTGGAGAAAATCGCTGCCCTGAAGCCGGATCTGATCCTGGGGACCGGTATGCACAAGAAGGTGCTGCCCCAACTGGAATCCCTGGGGATCCCCGTGGTGTTGCTCGAACCGAGGAACGTAGAGGGAGTGCTGGCCGACATCGGGACGGTGGGGCGGCTGACCGGCGTCCCCGAGGCAGCAGAAAAAGTGGTTGCCGACGTCCGCAACCGCATAGACCGGGTGAAAGCCAAGGTGGATACCGTCCCCAGAGAGCAGAGGCCCTGGGTATATTACGAGGTCTACTCGGAACCCATCATGACGGTGGGACCCAACACCCTCATCCACCAGCTCATCGAACTGGCCGGGGGGCGGAACATAGCTTACGACGCCCAAACTGACTACCCCGAGTTCAGCGCCGAGGCCGTCATCCAGCGCAACCCAGCGGTCATCATATTCCCGAGCTTCCATGGCTCCGCCTCGCTCACGGTTGACAAGCTCAAGGCACGTCCGGGGTGGGCCGCGATCGCAGCCGTGAAGGACGGGCGGGTACACCCCATCGACGCCGACATCATCTCCCGGCCTGGGCCGCGCATCGCCGACGCCGTGGAAGAGCTGGCCCGGCTGATCCTACCCGACCTCTTCCCCCGGTAA
- a CDS encoding iron ABC transporter permease translates to MGAIWRRRRILLAALTVTAVVTLVAGVGTGAVPVSPGRIFHVLRMGPGTGLLEQTIIWQLRLPRVLLAGLTGGCLGIAGALFQALFRNPLADPYLIGASSGASLGAVLAIVLSLELRLFGLGAVPVLAFIGSTATVLLVYHLARERGYVSVLTLVLAGVAVSSFLSAVVSLLTYLSADERLHQIVFWLMGGFGGATWKSVHLALPYFAAGMLASLACARDLNSLLLGEETAHHLGVEVERTKKVVLATASLLTGVAVASGGVIGFVGLVVPHLVRIAGGPDHRFVIPAAALGGACVLMLADSVARTVLAPAELPVGLVTAMTGAPFFIYVLRHRKRLRFFSPPTAPDLPQRSTGTDRG, encoded by the coding sequence ATGGGTGCAATATGGCGCAGGCGCAGGATACTCCTCGCGGCGTTGACGGTGACCGCCGTCGTGACGCTGGTAGCAGGGGTAGGTACGGGGGCCGTACCGGTATCCCCCGGCCGCATCTTCCACGTCCTGCGCATGGGCCCCGGCACCGGCCTCCTGGAGCAAACCATCATCTGGCAACTGCGGCTGCCCAGGGTGCTCCTGGCAGGCCTGACCGGTGGCTGCCTGGGGATAGCAGGCGCCCTCTTTCAGGCCCTGTTCCGCAATCCCCTTGCAGATCCCTACCTGATCGGAGCCTCGTCGGGAGCATCCCTGGGTGCCGTGCTCGCCATAGTTCTCTCCCTGGAACTGCGTCTGTTCGGCCTGGGGGCAGTGCCCGTGCTGGCCTTTATCGGCTCCACGGCCACCGTGCTGCTCGTGTACCACCTGGCGCGGGAACGGGGATACGTTTCCGTGCTCACCCTGGTACTTGCCGGGGTGGCGGTAAGCTCCTTCCTCTCCGCAGTGGTTTCCCTGCTCACCTACCTCAGCGCCGACGAGCGCCTGCACCAGATCGTGTTCTGGCTGATGGGCGGCTTCGGCGGAGCCACCTGGAAAAGTGTCCACCTGGCCCTGCCTTACTTCGCCGCAGGGATGCTGGCATCCCTGGCCTGTGCCCGCGACCTCAACTCGCTGCTGCTGGGGGAGGAAACCGCCCACCACCTGGGGGTAGAGGTGGAACGCACCAAGAAGGTGGTGCTGGCCACCGCCTCCCTGCTGACGGGTGTGGCGGTGGCATCGGGCGGAGTGATCGGGTTCGTGGGCCTGGTGGTACCCCACCTGGTGCGCATCGCCGGGGGTCCCGACCACCGCTTCGTGATCCCCGCCGCCGCCCTGGGGGGTGCCTGCGTGCTCATGCTGGCCGATTCGGTGGCGCGCACGGTGCTCGCCCCTGCCGAACTACCGGTGGGCCTGGTAACGGCCATGACGGGAGCACCGTTCTTCATCTATGTGTTGCGCCACCGAAAGCGCCTCCGCTTTTTCAGCCCACCGACAGCGCCAGACCTGCCACAAAGAAGCACCGGGACGGATCGGGGGTGA